The following proteins are co-located in the Desulfurococcus amylolyticus Z-533 genome:
- a CDS encoding DUF367 family protein: protein MNTRIYVLLYHEDDPSKNTAVKMVRMNIARVISPRELKYKRPVILNPFSNDYLGPWLRGEVEARGVLVVDASWRKLTYSKFHGLKGIHVRLPPLLPGNPVNYGKPCMLSSVEAVAASLYITGFTEDYSELLNTYKWMETFHELNKELLKAYASIKSLSELELTIIEYWGSNKPC, encoded by the coding sequence TTGAATACAAGGATATATGTCCTACTATACCACGAGGATGATCCCTCAAAGAATACCGCGGTTAAAATGGTGAGGATGAACATAGCCAGAGTAATTAGTCCAAGAGAGTTGAAGTATAAGAGGCCAGTCATATTAAACCCGTTTTCAAACGACTACCTAGGCCCGTGGCTTCGTGGAGAAGTGGAGGCCCGTGGAGTACTGGTGGTAGATGCTAGCTGGAGAAAACTCACCTATTCTAAATTCCATGGGTTGAAAGGCATTCATGTAAGACTGCCGCCATTGCTACCGGGCAACCCAGTCAACTATGGTAAGCCATGCATGCTCTCAAGTGTGGAGGCTGTTGCAGCATCACTATATATAACTGGGTTCACCGAGGACTATAGCGAACTATTAAATACATACAAATGGATGGAGACATTCCACGAGCTCAACAAGGAACTACTAAAGGCTTATGCATCAATTAAATCCCTTAGTGAATTAGAGTTAACAATAATCGAGTACTGGGGCAGTAATAAGCCCTGCTAA
- a CDS encoding Lrp/AsnC ligand binding domain-containing protein: MAKSSAIILLQTEIGTEAKVLDELFKIPEVKEAYVVYGTYDIVLKIETDALEKIREIVTNKIRRYPDIRTTVTMIVVEERIRQ; this comes from the coding sequence ATGGCGAAATCATCTGCAATAATCCTTCTTCAAACCGAGATTGGTACAGAGGCCAAGGTCCTCGATGAATTATTCAAGATACCCGAGGTAAAGGAGGCATATGTAGTTTACGGGACATATGATATAGTATTAAAAATTGAGACAGATGCCCTTGAAAAGATAAGGGAGATAGTTACGAATAAGATAAGGAGATACCCCGATATAAGAACGACTGTTACAATGATCGTTGTCGAGGAGAGGATTAGACAATAA